In a single window of the Leptospira sanjuanensis genome:
- the galK gene encoding galactokinase translates to MNQDELAKILRKEFSPSSETIRFFSAPGRINIIGEHVDYAGGIVLPAAIDFSIRIAIRKNEVRKFRIFSVSTGEKIESPSAAYDSKHSWVNYVYGVIDEFQKLGLVPDFFDLVVWGNIPQGAGLSSSAAFEVAVAFALSEIHGWNFSREEIALLSQRAENRFVGVNCGIMDQFAIATAKEGFCIALNTENLRYEFYEMRLDGYEFYLIDSKVKHSLKDSAYNDRRKEVESAFQKIKKHRPELATLYQAEPEDAENSSFGLNETEIRRARHVTSERYRTRNMIGNLKSGNAEEAGKILFECHDSLSKDYEVSCEETDFIVEELKAEGVLGARMIGGGFGGCVLILDKAGRKDILFEKIKSRYFKKFESNPELYTFRISDGVKEF, encoded by the coding sequence ATGAATCAAGATGAATTAGCGAAAATTCTCCGGAAAGAATTCTCCCCGAGCAGTGAAACGATCCGATTTTTTTCAGCGCCGGGAAGAATCAACATCATCGGCGAACACGTGGACTACGCGGGAGGAATCGTGTTGCCGGCGGCGATCGATTTTTCGATTCGGATCGCGATCCGTAAGAACGAAGTCCGCAAGTTCAGAATCTTCTCCGTTTCAACGGGTGAAAAAATCGAATCCCCGTCCGCCGCTTACGATTCGAAACATTCTTGGGTGAATTACGTTTATGGAGTGATCGACGAGTTTCAAAAGCTCGGTCTCGTCCCGGACTTTTTCGATTTGGTCGTTTGGGGAAATATTCCGCAAGGAGCGGGACTTTCTTCCTCCGCTGCGTTCGAGGTCGCGGTTGCATTCGCGCTTTCGGAAATTCACGGTTGGAATTTTTCCAGAGAAGAAATCGCTCTGCTCAGTCAAAGGGCGGAGAACCGTTTTGTCGGAGTGAACTGCGGAATCATGGATCAATTCGCGATCGCGACCGCAAAGGAAGGTTTCTGCATCGCATTGAATACGGAAAATCTCCGATATGAATTCTACGAAATGCGTCTCGACGGTTATGAATTCTATCTGATCGATTCCAAAGTGAAACATTCTCTTAAAGACAGCGCTTACAACGATCGCAGAAAGGAAGTCGAATCGGCGTTTCAGAAAATCAAAAAACACAGACCGGAACTCGCGACCTTATATCAAGCGGAACCGGAGGATGCGGAGAATTCTTCCTTCGGTCTGAACGAAACCGAAATCCGACGAGCAAGACATGTCACCTCGGAACGATATCGAACCCGCAACATGATCGGGAATTTGAAGTCGGGTAATGCGGAAGAAGCGGGAAAAATCCTATTCGAATGTCACGATTCCCTCTCCAAAGACTACGAAGTTTCGTGTGAAGAGACGGATTTTATAGTCGAAGAACTCAAGGCCGAAGGTGTCCTCGGCGCGAGAATGATCGGAGGCGGTTTCGGCGGTTGCGTTTTGATACTGGACAAAGCGGGAAGAAAAGATATACTGTTCGAGAAAATAAAAAGCCGTTACTTTAAGAAATTTGAAAGCAACCCCGAGTTGTATACGTTCCGAATTTCGGACGGAGTCAAAGAATTCTAA
- a CDS encoding STAS domain-containing protein, whose product MGADDSLSLDGDEVDFSINELKVALQKEDVPGNFPKDAVVLKISGEINLYSAHALKEKIFDLIDKGFVFIFVNMEDIRYIDSSGLAVFMSTHAKLVKNGKGGIAIFSPSSQVNKILELTKLKSLIRVTGTLTDAMNIIMN is encoded by the coding sequence ATGGGAGCAGACGATTCTCTTAGCCTCGACGGCGACGAAGTGGATTTTTCAATCAACGAACTCAAGGTGGCTCTTCAAAAGGAGGACGTTCCCGGAAATTTTCCGAAGGACGCGGTCGTCCTGAAAATCAGCGGCGAAATCAATCTCTATTCCGCACACGCTTTAAAGGAGAAAATCTTCGATCTGATCGATAAAGGTTTTGTTTTTATTTTCGTGAACATGGAAGACATCCGTTATATCGATTCCTCCGGTCTTGCAGTTTTTATGAGCACCCACGCAAAGCTGGTCAAAAACGGAAAGGGAGGAATCGCGATATTCTCTCCTTCTTCCCAGGTGAATAAAATCCTGGAACTTACGAAATTAAAATCGCTGATCCGCGTGACCGGAACTCTGACGGACGCGATGAACATTATTATGAATTGA
- a CDS encoding uracil-DNA glycosylase family protein — MKNRKLEYSNHINHLLSCRKCPKMEGNPVHGCVPSARIISLGQAPGVHEERFGKPFAYTAGKTLFGWFRKIGIEEETFRTKVNMSAVCRCFPGKAKSGDRKPDSDEVSNCSEFLEFEVRFHKPELLIPIGKLAIDQLIEIKKYKLEDVIGQRFTREFHGINVDWIPLPHPSGLNVWNHTEIGKRLIEQALNKLKKHPVIREEFSL; from the coding sequence ATGAAAAACAGAAAATTAGAATATTCAAATCACATAAATCATCTTTTAAGCTGCAGAAAATGTCCCAAAATGGAAGGCAATCCGGTTCACGGTTGTGTTCCTTCCGCGAGAATCATCAGTTTAGGTCAGGCGCCCGGGGTTCACGAGGAACGGTTCGGCAAACCCTTCGCTTATACCGCCGGAAAAACTCTCTTCGGTTGGTTCAGGAAAATCGGAATCGAAGAGGAAACCTTTCGTACCAAGGTGAACATGTCCGCGGTTTGCCGTTGTTTTCCAGGAAAGGCCAAGAGCGGAGATCGTAAACCGGACTCGGACGAAGTTTCGAACTGTTCGGAGTTTCTGGAGTTCGAGGTTCGTTTTCACAAACCGGAACTTTTAATTCCTATCGGAAAACTCGCGATCGATCAGTTGATCGAAATCAAAAAATACAAACTGGAAGATGTAATCGGTCAGCGATTTACGAGAGAATTCCACGGAATCAACGTGGATTGGATTCCGTTGCCCCATCCGTCCGGACTCAACGTCTGGAATCATACGGAAATCGGCAAAAGGCTGATAGAACAGGCTCTGAACAAACTCAAAAAACATCCGGTCATCCGGGAGGAATTCTCCCTTTAA
- a CDS encoding TIGR01777 family oxidoreductase: MKVGIAGGTGLIGRTLAHRLLQTGNFVRIFSRFSDIPPLLRGQKNLEIVAGTFPKSKDLQGLDAVVNLAGFPIAGVRWTEKVKQEIRSSRVDYTKNLAASLQTVVDIPPEVLIQGSAIGYYGSYEDDANTFSEESPLGRDSLATLCADWEAAAQPVTNIGIRLVKIRTGIVLSPFDGALKSMLSPFRLGMGGPIGSGKQILSWIHIEDMVSAILHLIENKELSGAFNLVSPHPVNNETFTKTLASVLRRPAFFRVPASVLKFLFEDGADVILQGQKVVPQRLSKSGFTFRYPNLEEALRELLQAHS, translated from the coding sequence ATGAAAGTAGGAATTGCCGGCGGAACCGGTTTGATCGGAAGAACATTGGCGCATCGTTTGCTTCAAACCGGAAATTTCGTGAGAATTTTCAGCCGTTTTTCCGATATTCCCCCGTTGCTTCGCGGCCAAAAAAATCTGGAAATCGTCGCGGGAACTTTTCCTAAGTCCAAGGATCTGCAGGGATTGGACGCCGTCGTAAATCTTGCGGGCTTTCCGATCGCGGGTGTTCGCTGGACGGAAAAAGTAAAACAGGAAATCCGATCTTCCCGAGTCGATTATACGAAGAACTTAGCCGCTTCTTTGCAAACGGTCGTGGATATTCCCCCGGAAGTTTTGATTCAAGGTTCGGCTATCGGTTATTACGGTTCGTATGAGGACGATGCGAACACATTTTCGGAAGAATCTCCTTTGGGCCGCGATTCTCTCGCAACGTTATGCGCTGATTGGGAAGCGGCCGCGCAACCCGTAACGAACATAGGAATTCGTCTCGTAAAAATTAGAACGGGGATCGTCTTGAGTCCGTTCGACGGCGCTTTGAAAAGTATGCTTTCTCCGTTTCGGCTCGGGATGGGCGGCCCGATCGGTTCGGGAAAACAAATTCTCAGTTGGATTCATATCGAAGACATGGTGAGCGCGATTCTTCATTTGATCGAAAACAAGGAACTTAGCGGGGCTTTCAATTTGGTTTCTCCTCATCCCGTTAACAACGAGACGTTCACCAAAACGCTTGCAAGCGTGTTAAGACGACCCGCGTTTTTTCGAGTTCCCGCGAGCGTGTTGAAGTTTCTGTTCGAGGACGGAGCGGACGTGATTCTTCAGGGACAGAAGGTCGTTCCGCAACGACTTTCCAAATCCGGTTTTACGTTTCGATATCCGAATCTGGAGGAAGCTTTGCGGGAGCTTCTGCAGGCGCATTCGTGA
- a CDS encoding tetratricopeptide repeat protein yields MSDKDKNKKSASAKKRILQEINKENFLFALTLIDREISSGNEDPELYYNFAICCARTDNHKKCVSILEQLLEKFPRFGERENSILMIVYSLIQNKEYGKALEKCEERLKVQVDDLRILSMKAFALEKSGRIEDAIEIHKRILRLRPDYKNSLNSLGYLLLNQREPSPEEWKLAADCLKTVLKNEPDHPAYLDSFGVLLSKSGKKEEAILAFKKALLKAPTHPEILRHIEKVEDST; encoded by the coding sequence ATGTCTGATAAGGACAAGAATAAAAAATCCGCGTCCGCCAAAAAACGGATTCTTCAGGAAATCAATAAGGAGAATTTTCTTTTCGCGCTGACTCTGATCGACCGAGAAATCTCCTCCGGCAACGAAGACCCGGAACTATATTACAATTTTGCGATCTGTTGTGCGAGAACCGATAATCACAAAAAATGCGTTTCGATTCTCGAACAACTTTTGGAAAAATTTCCGCGTTTCGGGGAACGCGAAAATTCGATCTTGATGATCGTGTATTCTCTGATTCAAAACAAGGAATACGGCAAGGCTCTGGAAAAATGCGAGGAACGTCTCAAGGTGCAAGTCGACGACTTGAGAATTCTCTCCATGAAGGCTTTCGCTTTGGAAAAGTCGGGGCGTATCGAAGACGCGATCGAAATTCACAAAAGAATTCTCCGCTTGCGTCCCGATTATAAAAACAGTTTGAATTCTCTCGGTTATCTTTTGCTGAACCAAAGGGAGCCGAGTCCGGAAGAATGGAAATTGGCCGCCGATTGTCTGAAAACGGTTCTGAAAAACGAACCGGATCATCCCGCGTATTTGGATTCGTTCGGCGTTCTTCTTTCCAAGAGCGGCAAAAAAGAAGAAGCCATTCTCGCTTTCAAAAAGGCTCTCTTAAAAGCTCCTACACATCCTGAGATCTTACGACATATTGAAAAAGTAGAAGACTCTACTTGA
- the surE gene encoding 5'/3'-nucleotidase SurE: MNILITNDDGIASSGIKALEAVLQKEHNTYLIAPLRERSATSMALSIYDSMRVERINDNHYIVDGYPADCVNIGLHGEIFPKIDLVLSGINRGVNMGHDVHYSGTVGAARHGAIHNRLSLAVSSGNINKEYDYIREAEFIKHFIREYLSFLKIGTVYNMNIPADFEPSMENLKITKLGKRTYEDTYSKKNIIGGIADFYLGGSELGHSTDEGTDFTAFFAGKVSLTPLSLDQTDASLLNELSASLGKNV; encoded by the coding sequence ATGAATATTCTGATTACCAACGACGACGGAATCGCTTCCTCCGGCATCAAGGCTCTGGAAGCGGTCCTTCAAAAAGAACACAATACGTATTTGATCGCGCCGCTGCGCGAACGATCCGCGACTTCTATGGCTTTGTCGATTTACGATTCGATGCGCGTGGAACGGATCAACGACAATCATTATATCGTGGACGGTTATCCGGCCGATTGTGTGAACATCGGCCTGCACGGCGAAATTTTTCCGAAGATCGATCTCGTTTTATCGGGAATCAACCGAGGCGTAAATATGGGACACGACGTTCATTATTCGGGAACGGTGGGCGCGGCGAGACACGGTGCGATTCACAATCGTCTTTCCTTGGCGGTGAGTTCGGGAAATATAAATAAAGAATACGATTATATTCGAGAAGCTGAATTTATCAAACATTTCATCCGTGAATACCTTTCGTTTTTGAAGATAGGAACGGTATACAACATGAACATCCCCGCCGATTTCGAACCTTCGATGGAGAATCTTAAAATTACGAAACTTGGCAAGCGAACCTACGAGGACACGTATTCCAAAAAGAATATCATCGGAGGAATCGCGGACTTTTATCTCGGCGGTTCCGAACTCGGACATTCCACGGACGAGGGCACGGATTTTACCGCGTTTTTTGCGGGAAAAGTCTCTCTAACTCCGTTGTCTCTCGATCAGACCGACGCGTCTTTGTTAAACGAACTTTCCGCTTCCTTGGGTAAGAATGTCTGA